One Podospora pseudopauciseta strain CBS 411.78 chromosome 4, whole genome shotgun sequence genomic window, GGACTTCAGTCTGTGATTCAGCAAGATGTGCCAACCATGGAATACGCACAGCTGCTCTTTTGGCTCCTCTAGAATCACTTCGAGAAAACAGCGGCGGCTCTCACGCCAACTCCATCTCATTCATTATTAACGGCCGGCAGGTGGGGGTATCGAAgcagcacacacacataaCCGTCTCAGCTACCCGgttcccctccctccttgcttcaacagcaaaagtataaaaacaacaaaaaaagcaATTGGTATCTCGTTCGGCAATTCATTACCGTTGGTTTCCCTTTCCCAAGCAACAAAAGCGCCCCGcaacacaaaaaaaaagagagaaaaaagagaaaaaaaagaagaaaaataaaaaaaaagggacaACAGATTCAACCCCAACTCGACTCAATATCGCCAAGCTTCCCGCGCAACCAAAGCCATGGTCATTTTGGTATTTCGTTATGCCGTCGACTTCGTTCGTTTCGTtatggaaggggggggtgaggggcgCTTAGGcagtagtggtggtggtagccgcagcaggagcagcagccgagGCAGGAGTGGCCTCGACAGccggagcagcagccgcctcctccttcttctcctcctcgacagcgggagcgggagcgggagcgggagcgggagcaggGGTCTCCACGGCGGGAGCAGGAGCCGGCTCAGCAGCGACTGGGGCCGGAGCAGGAGCGGGGGTCGGCTCGGTGGCAGCTGtcggagcagcagccgcgGCGGTGGTCTCAGCAGCGGGGGCAGCTAAACCTTAATGTTAGCACATCTCAacttttgtttttctttctacCGTCAAAGATACGAACCAGCTGGGGCGggagcctcctccttcttctcctcggcagcagcagcgggagCAGCTTCAGTAGCAGCTTCAGTAGCGGCTATCATTTGTTAGTTTTTTTCCAAGGTTCCCCTGACTTCCGAAACCAGACACAACTCACCAGCCGGAGTCTCAACAGGGGCAGCCGCCGGGGCCGTCTCGGTCTTGGTGGCCTCGGTGCCAGCAGTGACAGCGGTACCAGCGGCCGCGGCGGGAGCAGCAGTGCTGCTCTCACCAGTAGCAGCAGCCGGGGCCGCctcgtccttcttggccttctcagcgtccttcttcgccttcttctcggcccgGCTCTTGAAGGcagccttgagcttgccCTTCAGGTTGTCGAGAGCGCCGAATGCTGTTTATGCGCCAAAAGCGGTTAGCTCACGATATTCCTCTTTTCCAGCCGCTTCTCGCTTCTCGCTTCTCTTGCCTTGTCCGACGCGACACATGGCTTCCGAGCATAGTCGCACGCGTGGCAACGGCATCAAAATGGCCGAGGGGGACAGGCAGGGCCGTCGCGATGGATGATCGAGGAGATAAAGCCAATGTGATGGGGAAACTTACGGATTCCAGgcatgatggcggtggctgATGAGTATCAACTAACGATGTTGGTccagttgttgttgaagatgaagGAAAGCTGCTGCGTTGTCGCAAAGCTGACTGGGGCGTTGTCGTGCTCGTGTgtggaagagaggagagaagaagaagaagaagaagaagaagaagaagaagaagaagaagcagtgGAACAGAAAAACTTCCGTGGTCGCAGCAagctgggaggagaggaagagaaggaaagaaggaagaaaaggggaaaatGGCGGCTGGAGAGTAATGTCAAGGTTTATTATGTGAGGCGGGTGTGACCCTTAAAAAAGCGGATCATCGTGGCCCGCGCCGCCGCGCCTCATCagacaaccacaaccaccaccacacataTAACAACAATAGGATACCCCCCGTCAACAAGGCCGTCAGGTTCTATCAAGTTCCGGACCTGCTTTGGTATGTCTCCCTACTAGGACCTTGAAGAATCACCCGGATCTGTGTCATCGACCCCCCAATGCACCTATCTGATGAAGGCAGGGCGCGGGGACAAGTTTGACAGCCAATTCACAGCTTCAGGTTCTCTCTGTTCAGTGGTACACATGCCACAATCTGAGACAGGCCAAAAGCTTCCACCACATCTGTGAAAGAGGAAAATCCACTTTCCCCGCAATCGGGTAGACATGGGTTCCCATGGATGgcctgtctctctctctctctctctctctctctctttttctcgcACACACACTGATATTTTTTGTTGAACAGGAGGGTCACGACACCCAGGTGGACAATGATGCAAAATGTGGTTTGTCAGAGGGAAGGCTTCAACGTTCATTAGTATGCAGATTACAACCACAAAATCCCTGGTGACGGAATCACAAAAAGGTACCAAAAAAGGCCTAAGCGAAATGTCAAAATGCATCCCACGAAAATACGAAGCCTTGCCCTTGGATGCGACGGGCTAGCGACGATCTCGATGCAACTGCAACTTGAACGGCTGGCGCAGGTGATATTAGATTGCCAAATATTAGGATGACGGGCGGTTAACATGATattccctttccctttctctctctctctctctctctctctctctctctctctctctctctctctctctctctctctctctctctctctccctctctctatatatatatatatcaagCATGAATAGCAGCACCCTTCGGGGTCCTGATGCTGCAGAAGGGGTCCAGCTTCTGCCGGTGGTCCAGACCGCTGATATTCTGAAACGGGGGGCAAAGCTGCCAAAGCCAAGTTCCAGTGTGAGGGATAAGCATAACCCCCCTTGTCCGCCCCCACCTTGGGGTGCTTTGGGACGATGGgattggttgggttggtggtgtttcgAGTTTAATTGATTGCCGCCCGTGTTCGTGTTGGGACGCGTTTTTCTTTGACAATGTtttgtttgaggaggaggaggcacCGCACCGCCTTGACATCAAGTCGTAGCTCTCTGTCGTGTTCAGAACTGCAGCTGTCACGCAACCTGCATACGTCAGTCAGTTCACTTTCTAGGACTCAATGAAGTTTGCTGCTACAGGTACAAAAAGGAGGGAGGCTGTGACAGATCCCAAGCGCGAGGAGAGAGAGTACCGGTATCCTCTTCAGCTCTCAGTCACCCTTCTGACTGTCAGGTCAAATACGTGTCTGCTGGTTATCATAGATTCCCTTCCCTTGATGAATTGCCTCTTCACCGTCTTACTCTCCCCCCAAGAATACTTGATTATGGATTATGCTAGCAACATGACACAACTCGTTGCATCCCTCCAAGCCTACAACAATACAATGAATCACACCCCCCTCTCAGGGGCAAACAAACAGGcacacaccacctcccagcaGCTTGGAAATGACTCTGCAAAGAGTCTACCTCTCTTTCCCATTCACGTTTCAACTAataaaccaaccaccacagaaAGAAAACTCATCCccgaacaaaaaaaaaaaaaaaaaaaaaccttgACGCCGGCCGAAATATAATCGGAGTTTCGCCCGCTGTCTTGCGGTGCcctgatgatgagaagggaAGGAGCTGAGAGGTACCGAAGACGGTATGTTGGGATGTGAAAATTTCAGAGGGGAAAAAACAATGGGTAGGGAGAGCATACGACTTCAGAGACGTGATATGGTTAAGGTCCTAGTGGAAAAGGAAATAtttgggagatggggattACTGAACGAGCATCAGCAGCCGTAACCAACAGTCTCACCTTCCACACCATAAAGTTGTCATCTAAGAGCCCAAGTGTCTACACTCCATCCGCATTTTTATCTTCCGACAATTTTCACTAACCCCAGATTCTTGGACAAGACACGGCCACATAGGTAGGTAATAGGTTTATGGTTTTAATCAGCTAATATATATGAATGGTATCATCAGCCTTCTGAATCGGGCAAAAGCAACAGCCCCAATCCAATTTCATCCTtcccaactcctccccccttctttaTTGTGACCCATCTTCGAAaaagacacacacacacacacaaaagaaaaaacgcCTCGCTTCCCGCTCCCCTCCTCTAAAGCCAGGACTGTTCCAAACGTTGTTCTTCTACCCTCCAAGTGTGGCAGCAGGTCTTATGATTCAGGTCACCCAGCAAACAACATCGTTCTTCCGAGCACACCCCTGATCCCACCAGTCGTAACCTTCTCAATCCCAGACGAAGTACCCACTCCCCCTTCTACTCTTCGCAGTAGTGACACCCTAATTCACCATCGCCTCCTGCTGCCCACTCCTCGCAGCAAACCagccccccctctcccactctcCCGGCACATAcaacgccctctccctcaccccatcatccacaaTCCCTTtcaacagctcctccaacctcttgaAGTCGATGGGCTTCAGAATCCACCCGTCAAATCCCGCATCAACATACGTgtccttttccctctccaccaagctCGCCGAGACCGCAATGATTGGTATTCTCCCATGGTTCTGCGCAATGGCGGACAGTTCGGGGGGCTGGGGGCGGCTGCTCGATGTCTCGAATGTCCTGATCATCTTGGTGCTAGTAAGGCCGTCCACGATGGGCATCTGCTCGTTATTAGCAAAGGGTTGCGACCAAGGCAagacgagagagagaaactTACCTGCATATCCATGAGCACCACATCATAGCCTCTAGGTTTCTCCCCATACATTGTCGCGCAATCTTCGCCGTTCAGCGCATGGGAAACCTTGTGCCCAGCCTTTTCCAACCGCTTCCTCAAAACCTTGAGGTTGATCGGATCGTCCTCGGCAACGAGGACTTCCAAGCCTGGCGTGGCAGCAACCTCGCCCGCACTCGTCGAGGCGGCAACCTCCCGGGTGTCCTCTCGAACGTCAGGGGTGGGCGGGATTTCAAAGAGGATACCCGACGTCTCGCTGTGCTGAGGCAGCGATGGCTTGTCGTGGTACTCGTCTGGTATGCGTACAGGTTTCAGCGGGGTCCTGGAGTCATTGATGAACCGCACTCCCGGTGGGCTTTCGTGAGAGGCAGGGGGTTCGGTGAGAGGTTGCGACTGCtgtttgatgttggtgggAGAAGAGCCTGACCGAGTAGGTTCAGATGGCCTGACCCGCCTTGTAGGGCTCAGAGAGCGTGTTCCATGGCCGTCTTTGGTACCTGGTGCTGGTGGATTGTAATATGCGCCTCGTGAGCTCCGTCGTCGTTTGGCTAATTCAGGGTCCAACTCGCCCCAGGTGATGGGTGTCTGGATAGCATCGATTAACCGTTCGGCGTCGCTCATCCCACTCTTGGCACTGCTCTTGCTGGCTATGCTACGGTGGCTGTGCGTGCTTATGGAGTCGTCAAAGCTTTTCTTTGCTGATATCGACTGGTTGGTATGGGTGGTTCCGCCGCTTCCCCtgttgacgacgatgacCTCTCCGTCAGTGGGTCGAGGTGTCGACGCTGTCGCGACGGATCCAGTTCTGGAGGTCTCTGACAGGGCACCCGAGGCTGTCGCTGTCCCGTCTGCCGAGGCGGCATCCTCGGGAAGCTCAAACGGCAACTGCATAACAAAGCGAGATCCTTTGCCCGGCTCAGATTTGAGCCGAAGTTGGCCGTCCATGTTTCGCAAGATACGCGCCACTACTGCCAGCCCCAACCCAAGCGTTCTGTCCTTTTCCGGTTTTTCCTTGTCGTGGGCGCCCTCGAGCGGACTGAACATATCGTCACCCTCATCCGTAGAGACTTGTTCGAGATCTCTAAACAAGGCATCGAGCTGGGTATTGCTCATACCCGAGCCCGTGTCCTGCACCACGATCTCGACCCGAACTCGACGCTCAAGGAGTTCGGCCAGGTACAGCTCGACCCTGACATGACCGGCCGATGTGTGCTGCACGGCATTCGCTGTCACGTTGGCAACTGCCTGTCGGACGCGACGTTGGTCCCCATACACGAACTTTGGGAGCCCCGGATGCTCGATGAACTCGTATTCGATGCCCTTCCGCCTGGCATCGTTTTTGAAGGGCTCCGTCCCTTCCCGGACGCAGGCTGGCAGGTCAAAAATCTCGTCCTTGACGAGCTCCTGGCCCTCCTCGGTTTTGGTGAGATCCAGCAGGTCATTGATGACATAAATCAACGACTTTGACGCCGAGTGGGAACGTGACAGATTGTCTCTGGTTTCCTGATCCAGGGAGCCTTCCAGCGCGATCTCGAGGTAGTTAATGATGGCGTTGAGCGGCGTGCGCACTTCGTGGGCCGAGTTTGCCAGCAAGAGTCTTGTGAGCCGGCTGCTCTGCAGCGCCGCCTCCTTCTGCCGCCAGACCTCGATGAACTTGCCGTAGACCAAGCACAGCACTGCGGCCGTCTCGACCTGTTCCTCAGACCAGTCTCGGCTCTTGCCCACCACGGTCTCGTTCCACACCTTGAAACTCGTCCGCGGCTGGAGGTAGGCCTCTGTCCCTTCTTTAAAGGTTTTCTCATACGGATTTCCCGCCCACTTGACTTCCTTGACCTGGCCCCTGCGGAAGAAAACGATGAAATCATTGCCGCCGACGCTCAAGGGGACGTATAGCAGACCAGCGATGACCTGAAACCCGGGCGGGTAATGCAAATCGGGAAAGTCAACCTTGACGTCTTGCGTGGTGAGGACGGAGGTGAATTTCCGAAGCCGGAGATACTCGAGCATTGCCAGGGCCTCTTGAGAATGCTCAACCTTTCCTAGAATCTTGGTCTCTTCTCGAATAGAAAGCATTCCAAAATCGGCATCGAAGAGCTTGAGCAAGTCGTCGGAGGAGGCAATGATGTAGCCCGACGGGTTGTGTTCGGTGGGCACGGTGTTGATCAGTTTGCGAGCTTGCAGACGCGATGCGTAGGAGAGGCGTTCAATGTTGCGCGAAACTGTGTCGCCGACCAGCCGGCACATCTTCCTGATGGGAAACGAGACTCGCATGCCCTTGGGGCCATACGAGTGGCAGGCAATCAGCCCCCACAGGTCGCCAAAGGCATTAATCGATATCGACATGGAGGAGCGAACAGCCATGTTGGCGAGGTATTTGAGATGAATTGGTGACATGGCCCGGAGGTAGGAATGGGTCATGTCCAGGGGCACTTCGAGGTCCTCTGTCGACCGGCACACAATTCTGGCCGTTTCGAGGTCTCGATCATAGAGAAGGCGAACTTTGTTGAGCTTGTACAGTTCACGCGCCTGTTTCGGAATGTCAGAGGCAGGAAAATGCAGTCCCTTGTACAGATCCCTGGTGAGTGCTGGGTCGACAAGCTCCGTGACCACCTTGCCGTTAAACATGGAATCGAACTGGTAAATCATGACGCGATGAAAACCTGTCAACTCTTTGACAATGCCCACCAGAATTTTCAGAAAGATCTCTAGGTTTGGAGCGTTGGCGAGCTGTTCCTGCACTTGGCTCATAATGTCGAACACCTGCATGGCGCCGGCCTCTCCCCTACGCTTTCGCGCGCTCCTCAACACCCGCAACGGTTTGCTCAGAATCTCGGTGGACTCGGTGAGCTCTTCCAAGGTCGGGTTCGACTGCAGTGTATCTTCTGGCAGATTAAGCGTGTCTTCATCGACAGGGCGTAATGGATTTTGAAGGTCATTGTCCAACTCAAATTCGCACACGATGAGATTGGGATGGGCCGGGTTAGTGTGAATGGCACACCACAGCTTGACAGATTTGTCATGATTTGGCGGGCGGAGAGACAGACTGAAGACCTCGGGACCGTTGGTTGCTGGATCTGCATCCTCGTCTCTAATGAAGTCAACATGGTCCAGCAGATTATCGGCCTGCTCATCGCTGAGGATATCCAGAAAATCGCCGAGTGCGAACAGCTCCTGGGGTCGGTACCCAATGATTTTTTGTGAGTTTTCACTGACGTGCCGTACTTGCAACCGGCCCTCGGCGTCTTCACGCAGGGTCAGAAGCATGCCAAACCCTTGGACCGCCCCAGGGGTATGAATGGGCTCATCCTCGCACCGCTGCAGCTTCCCGTCCCGCCCTGTGATGACGGCGTGTCCCTCGTCCGTCATGACATGCGTGAAGCGAGTTGTGTAGAGCGAGTCGGGAATCGACGGGGCGATGGAGGATTTGCGTTCTGATAGGGTTTCCTCGGCACGACTCGGTGTTTCGGTTACAGCCTGCTCCTCGTCGGATGAATCGGCCAGAGAGAGCGGCATGGGATTGCCGTATCTTTCTGCGTCCGCTTGAATGCTGGAGAGCGACCCTGACACAGTCTGTTGTCGACGCTCTCGCGCAGTGGGAGCAGGTGGCGACCACGGAGCGGCTGCCGGAGTCACAGGTAGCGAAGCCGCAACTGCAGACCGGCCCCGTGCAAATGGAGTACGCTCCGAATGTAGCTCCAGTTGTTTCCCATTGCCGAAACCTGGGGTCGGAGGGATTGGCGTGTGTCCTGGCTCTGAAAGCGACATCTTCCGTCGCGGTTCCTGCTCGGTCGACTTTCTCCCCATCGGCCCAGGCTCCCCAACACTGATGACGGATCGGATGGGAAAGACGCGATCTGTGGGATCCTGAGCGGTCCCCTGACCGAGCTGGCGATCTTCAGACGCACTCCATGATGACACGGCGGTCGACATGGCCGTTGGCGACTGCATAACCTCACTTGGGATGGAAGTACCTGTGTCAACATGGGTGGTTCCAGTTGTCGATGACTCGGTGCATACCTCCTCTTTGTCGCCCACGTCGGTGGCGATTCTGTCAAGTGTCGGTTTCCCATCCTCTGGGGCACCTCCTTTTGGATTCATGCCGGGCAAGACGTCGTCGCGAGACCTAGTAGCCTCGTCGTTAGGACCAGCTTCCGCGGCAGACCGAGTTATACAATCATTCCCCTCGGACATCAAGACACCACGGCCCGATCAATTATTCCGTCGCCCAAAAATATTTGTCAGATTCCTTCTAGCTGTGTGGCCCTGTCGAGCGAGACCGGATTGTGTTTTGTCGTGTAGTTGTGTTGTGCGGGATGGCAGCTTTGACCGAGGGACCTACGAAGCGAAGCACCTTGGCCCTCCAATTCACGAGACGTAATTAAGAGGGTCCAGCAACGGGGGATGGGATTCTGGGAAATGGATGTCAAAACCTGATCACAGGGCGGGCAGGTGAGCAGAGGCGGGTCGCACACCAGGTcagggtggtgtggttgatcTTGGCCCCTGGCTTTGCAGATCTTTGGGCGAGCGGCGGGGCAAAAGAGAGCACAGTACGTTAAGTGTAGGTTTTCTGATCGTTCCAAGGTCGGTTTGCAGCCAGTTGAGCCACTGTCGGATGTTGATCAGGTCGgctgtgggaggagggaataTAGGACGGTGGGATGGTAACAGGAGGACTAGGGGGAACAGAGGGGACAAAATGGTCGTTTGTTGTCAATCGCCAGGTTCGTTGCGGTGCCGGGCGGTGCGATTCACGTGTCGATGTGGTGCCGCAAGTGCAAAAGACCGATGGAGACGGTCGAGGTGTCGGCCTGGTCTGAAGCCAGAACCTAGAGTTCTAGTGACAAGTGTAGAGGGGGCACCCGCCGGGAAAGCGCCTCCCGCTCAAGTGTGCGTCCCAGGGAGCTGGatgtgggagagggaagTGTTTGACGACAGGAGAGAGGGGACTGGGGGCTCGGTCGACACGCTGGGTGGCAAGTAAGCGCAAAAAGAACAGATGAATGAGGACCCCCGAGTGGCGGATGTTTTTCCGAGgacttttccctctctctatCCCATCAAATGGAATAGTCTCCGCCAAGACGTTCCAAGAGCCCGCAGAAGTGCCTagctgatgatggatggtggtcCATGGCCCATGGGTGAGCATCACACCTCGTGCGGTTAAAACGGCGTTGCTTCCTGCATCGTATCATAGCGCAGTTAGGTAAGGTTTTTGGagtaggtaaggtacctgCCGAGACATCCCATCCCAGCCCAGATCTACCCCCCAATTTCTTACATACAGCTGTGAAGCTGTTGGCTTCAACAAAACCTAGGAGCTCCCGGTGTGCTCCCAATCGCCCAATTCAGGTTACCAGAAGAAACAAGCGGGGCCCGTTTCATCGGCCCCGCTGAAGATCGGCTCCACAGTCTGATCCAGAACTCCTGCAGGAAGCCGTTTGCTCGGTGGTGTCTGATTCCATAAATATCAGGTAGTAAACCCAGCCCCGAGACCCTGAGAAAGTTGCCCCGAAACCTCAATaccttcctccctctctctatCCTCATCCCTCTAGGGATTTATTACCTGACATTGACGTCATTTCCTAGCACACAGAACCGAGACGCATGACGTAGCATGGCTGCTCGGCCTTCAGCCAATCACAGGGGATGTGGACAAGATGCTCCGGGCTACACAGGGATGGCTGGTTGAGGCTATTgggaggtgatgaggggCACATGGAGGGGCAGAGAGGAGCAATTCTTCAGTGGTGTCTCGGGCATAACGGATTATCCCGTTCGTCTGAACCTGACAAgcatttttctttctgcaATGAGGCCTCTCGATGGGCCTCACTTGCAGCTCAAAACGTAATCTCAACCCCGGAGCTAAGCTGAGCACGGCCAAGCGGCGATGGTTAGATCTGGCATTAACAGCCTAAGATCTGTCAAGACAGGGGCTTGATCGGACACCAATTTCTTTGTCAGATGCCGCCTCTATTCTCGGCATATAATGTCTCTGATGGGAACAAGGACTCTAACAGTAGCATTCATCTCAAACTTGGCCATATATCGAGACAATGCCCTTTGTGACATGTGAACAACACAGCCCCGGGGACTCTGCCATCCGATCT contains:
- a CDS encoding hypothetical protein (EggNog:ENOG503NUCH; COG:T) codes for the protein MSEGNDCITRSAAEAGPNDEATRSRDDVLPGMNPKGGAPEDGKPTLDRIATDVGDKEEVCTESSTTGTTHVDTGTSIPSEVMQSPTAMSTAVSSWSASEDRQLGQGTAQDPTDRVFPIRSVISVGEPGPMGRKSTEQEPRRKMSLSEPGHTPIPPTPGFGNGKQLELHSERTPFARGRSAVAASLPVTPAAAPWSPPAPTARERRQQTVSGSLSSIQADAERYGNPMPLSLADSSDEEQAVTETPSRAEETLSERKSSIAPSIPDSLYTTRFTHVMTDEGHAVITGRDGKLQRCEDEPIHTPGAVQGFGMLLTLREDAEGRLQVRHVSENSQKIIGYRPQELFALGDFLDILSDEQADNLLDHVDFIRDEDADPATNGPEVFSLSLRPPNHDKSVKLWCAIHTNPAHPNLIVCEFELDNDLQNPLRPVDEDTLNLPEDTLQSNPTLEELTESTEILSKPLRVLRSARKRRGEAGAMQVFDIMSQVQEQLANAPNLEIFLKILVGIVKELTGFHRVMIYQFDSMFNGKVVTELVDPALTRDLYKGLHFPASDIPKQARELYKLNKVRLLYDRDLETARIVCRSTEDLEVPLDMTHSYLRAMSPIHLKYLANMAVRSSMSISINAFGDLWGLIACHSYGPKGMRVSFPIRKMCRLVGDTVSRNIERLSYASRLQARKLINTVPTEHNPSGYIIASSDDLLKLFDADFGMLSIREETKILGKVEHSQEALAMLEYLRLRKFTSVLTTQDVKVDFPDLHYPPGFQVIAGLLYVPLSVGGNDFIVFFRRGQVKEVKWAGNPYEKTFKEGTEAYLQPRTSFKVWNETVVGKSRDWSEEQVETAAVLCLVYGKFIEVWRQKEAALQSSRLTRLLLANSAHEVRTPLNAIINYLEIALEGSLDQETRDNLSRSHSASKSLIYVINDLLDLTKTEEGQELVKDEIFDLPACVREGTEPFKNDARRKGIEYEFIEHPGLPKFVYGDQRRVRQAVANVTANAVQHTSAGHVRVELYLAELLERRVRVEIVVQDTGSGMSNTQLDALFRDLEQVSTDEGDDMFSPLEGAHDKEKPEKDRTLGLGLAVVARILRNMDGQLRLKSEPGKGSRFVMQLPFELPEDAASADGTATASGALSETSRTGSVATASTPRPTDGEVIVVNRGSGGTTHTNQSISAKKSFDDSISTHSHRSIASKSSAKSGMSDAERLIDAIQTPITWGELDPELAKRRRSSRGAYYNPPAPGTKDGHGTRSLSPTRRVRPSEPTRSGSSPTNIKQQSQPLTEPPASHESPPGVRFINDSRTPLKPVRIPDEYHDKPSLPQHSETSGILFEIPPTPDVREDTREVAASTSAGEVAATPGLEVLVAEDDPINLKVLRKRLEKAGHKVSHALNGEDCATMYGEKPRGYDVVLMDMQMPIVDGLTSTKMIRTFETSSSRPQPPELSAIAQNHGRIPIIAVSASLVEREKDTYVDAGFDGWILKPIDFKRLEELLKGIVDDGVRERALYVPGEWERGGWFAARSGQQEAMVN
- a CDS encoding hypothetical protein (EggNog:ENOG503PFNE; COG:S); the protein is MPGIPFGALDNLKGKLKAAFKSRAEKKAKKDAEKAKKDEAAPAAATGESSTAAPAAAAGTAVTAGTEATKTETAPAAAPVETPAAATEAATEAAPAAAAEEKKEEAPAPAAAPAAETTAAAAAPTAATEPTPAPAPAPVAAEPAPAPAVETPAPAPAPAPAPAVEEEKKEEAAAAPAVEATPASAAAPAAATTTTTA